GTCAGCGATCACCTTGCCGAGTACGCGACGCTCAAGGCCATGGGATACAGCAACCGCTATCTGGTCGGTGTCTTTGCGCAGGAGTCGGTTCTGCTTGCGGTGCTGGGCTTTCTGCCGGGCATCGGCATCGCGATGGTGCTCTACCATCGTGCCGCGGCGGCCACCACACTGCCCATCGCCATGGATGCGGAGCGTGCTATCGGCGTCTTCGTTGCCACCCTGGTCATGTGCTTCATCTCCGGGCTGGTGGCCGCAAGTAAGCTGCGCTACGCCGATCCGGCGGACATCTTCTGATGCGCGAGACCGTCATCGAGGTGAACGGCCTGTGTCACGCGTTCGGACGTGGCGCGCTCAGCAAGCAGATTTTATTCGACGTCTCGCTTCAGGTGAATGCGGGAGAGATCGTGCTGCTCACCGGACCCAGCGGATCGGGCAAGACCACGCTTCTGACCTTGCTGGGCGGGCTGCGTTCGGCGCAGGAGGGGAGCCTGCGCATCTTCGGTCAGGAGATGCGGCACGCCAATGAGTCGGCCATGCTCGCCGTGCGGCGCTACATCGGCTATATCTTCCAGGCCCACAACCTGCTCGGATTTCTCACGGCGCGCCAGAACGTGCGCATGAGCCTCGAGCTCCACCCCGAGATCCGTGATGCCGATCGACGCGCCGCCGACATGCTCACGCAGGTCGGCCTGGGCGACCACATCGATCGGTATCCTGAGGTTCTCTCCGGCGGCCAGAAGCAGCGTGTGGCCATCGCCCGCGCCTTGGTGGCGCACCCCCGCATCATCCTCGCGGATGAGCCGACGGCGGCCCTCGACGGCAAGACGGGGCGAGAGATCGTCACGATCATGCAGCGCCTGGCGCGTGAGCAGGGGTGCAGCGTTCTCATGGTCACCCACGACAATCGCGTGCTCGACATCGCAGACCGCGTGCTCACCATGGAAGACGGGCGCTTGCAGGACGGCGTTCACTCGGTATAAGCCCATTTGGGCTTCTAGTTGTCGGTATAAGCCCATTTGGGCTTCTACCATCTCCTCTGGTGCACCTGA
This portion of the Pseudomonadota bacterium genome encodes:
- a CDS encoding ATP-binding cassette domain-containing protein translates to MRETVIEVNGLCHAFGRGALSKQILFDVSLQVNAGEIVLLTGPSGSGKTTLLTLLGGLRSAQEGSLRIFGQEMRHANESAMLAVRRYIGYIFQAHNLLGFLTARQNVRMSLELHPEIRDADRRAADMLTQVGLGDHIDRYPEVLSGGQKQRVAIARALVAHPRIILADEPTAALDGKTGREIVTIMQRLAREQGCSVLMVTHDNRVLDIADRVLTMEDGRLQDGVHSV